The Arachis hypogaea cultivar Tifrunner chromosome 16, arahy.Tifrunner.gnm2.J5K5, whole genome shotgun sequence genome contains a region encoding:
- the LOC140180159 gene encoding uncharacterized protein gives MVKEPTVALHLTESSPSWLDPITNFLEHGKLPDDEKATKTLRREAARCAIIQGQLFRKGLSQPLLKYLHPDQTDYVLREVHKGCCGHHIGGKALARKLIRAGYYWPSMMRVSKEFVRKCVKCQENANFHKAPASKLSLLTSTRPFAQWGVDLLGPFPVGP, from the coding sequence ATGGTGAAGGAACCAACGGTTGCCCTCCATTTGACGGAATCAAGCCCCTCCTGGTTGGACCCCATCACAAACTTCCTGGAACACGGCAAGTTACCTGACGATGAGAAAGCAACCAAAACGTTGAGAAGGGAGGCAGCCAGATGTGCAATCATACAAGGACAACTGTTCAGAAAGGGGCTCAGCCAACCCCTATTGAAGTACTTACACCCCGACCAGACAGACTATGTACTTAGAGAAGTCCACAAGGGATGCTGCGgccaccacatcgggggcaaagccctagcaaggaagctcatccgagctggaTATTACTGGCCATCAATGATGAGAGTCTCCAAAGAATTTGTCAGGAAATGCGTAAAGTGTCAagaaaacgccaacttccacaaagcgCCGGCCTCCAAGCTGAGTTTACTGACGTCTACACGACCTTTCgctcaatggggagtcgacctcttaggACCTTTCCCAGTTGGCCCATGA
- the LOC112754548 gene encoding vacuolar protein sorting-associated protein 55 homolog produces MFSASILLQILACAIYSNWWPMLSALMYVLVPMPCLFFGGGNTHFLISRDGGGWIDAAKFLTGASAVGSIAIPVILRHAHMIETGAMLIELVSFFIFICTVMCFHQASLDDDW; encoded by the exons ATGTTTTCAGCTAGCATTCTGCTACAGATTCTG GCGTGTGCAATATACAGCAATTGGTGGCCTATGTTATCAG CTCTTATGTATGTGCTGGTACCTATGCCTTGCTTATTCTTTGGTGGTGGAAACACTCATTTTCTGATCAGCCGAGATGGTGGGGG TTGGATAGATGCTGCTAAATTTTTAACTGGTGCATCGGCAGTTGGGAGTATAGCCATTCCTGTAATCCTCAGGCATGCTCATATGATTGAGACAGGAGCAATGCTCATTGAGCTTGtctctttcttcatttttatATGTACTGTTATGTGTTTCCACCAAGCGAGCCTCGACGATGATTGGTGA